A window of Salmo trutta chromosome 31, fSalTru1.1, whole genome shotgun sequence contains these coding sequences:
- the aknad1 gene encoding microtubule organization protein AKNA isoform X1: MEGDPQDQEEDSEAQRRASSPQSSVLWEKCIRQSIFVDLSEDESLHFSDLEGSFTVHLSQAESAVSGNSIHLSENLELSVSDSGESSTESSSCVSGQSERVVEGTTKSSGKWVSAQRPNTEQEQTIWEYENPGDTSDEEQEDLPHDGDLGSQYINPTTNDSHKSEENCKIADILSKDQAGALHSRHNVTDHFDLPAMVGEVNIIQGHMQIEVNTINHVSITPPEGEDKGAFFDPAKPEAVPTCSSPVRKVPHPDITQLLLRHFSQDELFCSGSLIEAETLPEVSLLESMDETVLSRGPLHSSTGSPNNNNSGGAPRRSSAGGPSSESERSQSLQEEDEGKSVQMSPRKNLEEKNGKRTASEGKNTRSVESYNSDVNSPQNSDISNSKSEVPEQDSNGSNGSDLTKEEDENDEDEEEDQICRGPLVRTRSFSELKYGQGQVHYPLPDFSKVAPKVKIPKSTSVPVRPVSQSPSFLRAQSSPGMLGKSSALEVIHRVMEDSIQPSERPYVFRDQDKQTETSPGLVRHLQAEYDKLMTKYAEAENLIDQMRLGTKNQAPSDLTLDFDCGDQQDLPGPGGSHFGSMLFPNPPSPTGQFTDGPNQQNHSKQPSTSPTQTDQQSEGERMTRELRDIISQFLQKVDEFKTCLTTMSIAIEEQEMVFKSMMDSQDQLERRYISKKEEHRTLEMQNYFGLARNTGQFDPERQVEGEIFRIGMHLEDIKELIDRNVCEQQLSPPHSSSTLLSLCGGPSLPGLLSLSLPPPMHEGLTFQIPGPCFSTGGYETVEREEEASEVHGHDGLDQSCDLTPADPQLNSTGHSSVSLRLSRGSLETLDITNTEEEEEEEERSWTCSGLSEGIACDRVLQYLALQNPGFRDRLWTPESLQQSALSPNCDLGGSVSLAVEVPCSSYLKSQSQSITDHTLTTSQRIVSPETDSGLGSSDLSLQATGLSQPKLHTERLQFQPDGSSSPITMSDSEGSCANLQTTMHQPVQVGERRPNPQINVHSAGLTGKGTPSLQSTVHLTRDIGERRPSLQTPAQLQLCTTAVDHWVTSTTQSVPAGLHEGESHTTSQLSHHGPDCQLKTSHSITMDMPQSDCHSHTCSCHSSAIQALQSEVSQLKRDLEEGLVQLPQLSQRMDNLTSRCRQNRDRRPKTRPRTHHKPAGSRQSLTNTISKIEDWISSDMDPSKSKGTDSVESDRSGIMLPFHSTPLGGRRGSSKPYSCSDGLVKPQSKKHLNTASEENRSLETSNLTHPSPPALWHSYKNFSYRSPPPPCDMENAYSKGRYPLSSQPLQKPLLQVNYVSSCSLPAGFKVREQQSVSHHRRRSTQSDSALLPSNVYFQQTFPPALSPPRTGGRASRHKASKDEDINRTLDRAIEAARIMKRTTDRMAKSLSADLAKVELYRKLHGLHPLTGRNNTGS, translated from the exons ATGGAAGGGGATCCCCAAGATCAAGAGGAGGATTCTGAAGCCCAGAGGAGAGCCTCTTCCCCTCAGTCCTCTGTGCTGTGGGAGAAGTGTATCCGGCAGAGTATCTTTGTGGACCTGAGTGAGGATGAGAGTCTCCACTTCAGTGACCTGGAGGGCTCCTTCACGGTGCATCTCTCCCAGGCAGAGTCGGCTGTCTCAGGGAACAGCATCCATCTCAGTG AGAACTTAGAGCTGTCAGTGTCTGACTCTGGGGAATCCTCCACAGAGAGCAGTAGCTGTGTCAGTggccagagtgagagagtggtggagGGTACGACCAAGAGCAGTGGGAAGTGGGTGTCTGCCCAGAGACCCAACACTGAGCAGGAGCAGACCATCTGGGAGTATGAGAACCCAGGAGACACTTCCGATGAAGAACAGGAGGACCTTCCACATGACGGGGACCTGGGAAGCCAGTACATTAATCCCACAACCAATGACAGTCACAAGTCTGAGGAGAATTGCAAAATAGCTGATATTCTGTCAAAAGACCAAGCTGGAGCATTGCATTCAAGACACAATGTTACAGATCATTTTGATTTGCCAGCAATGGTTGGAGAGGTCAATATCATACAAGGTCACATGCAAATAGAAGTCAACACTATTAACCATGTATCTATAACTCCACCCGAGGGAGAGGATAAAGGAGCTTTTTTTGACCCTGCAAAACCAGAGGCTGTTCCCACATGCAGTAGTCCTGTCCGTAAAGTCCCACACCCAGACATCACCCAGCTGCTGCTCCGTCACTTTTCCCAGGATGAGCTGTTCTGCTCAGGCAGTCTGATCGAGGCAGAGACCCTGCCGGAGGTGTCCCTTCTGGAGAGCATGGATGAGACAGTGCTGAGCAGGGGCCCTTTGCACAGTAGCACAGGGAGccccaataataataatagtggaGGAGCTCCACGACGCAGCAGCGCAGGGGGACCCAGCAGCGAGAGTGAGAGGAGTCAGAGCCTACAGGAAGAAGATGAAGGGAAGAGTGTTCAAATGAGTCCAAGAAAAAACCTGGAGGAGAAAAATGGAAAAAGGACAGCTTCAGAGGGAAAGAACACACGGAGTGTTGAGTCTTACAACAGTGACGTCAACTCTCCTCAAAATAGTGACATATCAAACAGTAAAAGTGAAGTCCCTGAACAGGACAGTAATGGTAGCAATGGTTCAGACCTAACCAAAGAGGAAGATGAAAatgatgaagatgaggaggaagacCAAATCTGTAGAGGTCCCCTGGTCAGAACCAGGTCTTTCAGTGAATTAAAGTATGGACAGGGCCAAGTCCACTACCCACTCCCTGACTTCTCCAAGGTGGCTCCCAAAGTGAAAATCCCGAAGAGTACCAGTGTTCCGGTGAGACCTGTCAGCCAGTCTCCCAGCTTCCTCAGAGCTCAGTCCTCGCCAGGCATGCTGGGTAAGTCCTCTGCTTTGGAGGTGATCCACAGAGTGATGGAGGACTCTATTCAGCCCTCAGAGAGACCCTACGTGTTCAGAGACCAGGACAAACAGACAGAAACCTCCCCAGGACTGGTGCGTCATCTACAG GCTGAATATGATAAACTTATGACTAAGTATGCAGAGGCTGAGAACCTCATTGATCAGATGAGACTGGGGACAAAA AATCAAGCGCCCTCTGACCTTACCCTGGATTTTGACTGTGGTGACCAGCAAGACCTTCCGGGTCCTGGTGGAAGCCATTTTGGATCTATGCTCTTCCCCAACCCCCCATCTCCTACAG GACAATTTACTGATGGTCCAAACCAACAGAACCACTCTAAACAGCCTAGCACTTCTCCGACCCAGACTGACCAACAGAGTGAAGGGGAAAGGATGACCAGGGAGTTGAGGGATATTATCAGTCAGTTTTTGCAGAAG GTGGATGAATTCAAAACGTGTCTGACCACAATGTCAATTGCTATTGAAGAGCAAGAAATG GTGTTTAAAAGTATGATGGattcccaggaccagctggagaGGCGGTACATCAGTAAGAAGGAGGAGCACAGAACTCTGGAGATGCAGAACTATTTTGGCCTGGCCAGGAACACAGGCCAGTTCGACCCCGAAAG gcagGTGGAGGGGGAGATATTCAGGATAGGGATGCATCTAGAGGACATTAAAGAGCTGATTGACAGGAACGTGTGTGAGCAGCAGCTCTCCCCACCCCACTCATCCTCCACACTCCTGTCACTGTGTGGGGGTCCCAGTCTCCCTGGTCTGCTCAGCCTCTCACTTCCACCACCCATGCATGAG GGTCTCACGTTTCAGATTCCAGGCCCCTGTTTTTCCACTGGGGGCTATGAGAcagtggagagggaggaagaggccAGTGAGGTCCATGGACATGATGGTTTAGACCAGAGCTGTGATCTCACACCTGCTGACCCCCAACTGAACAGCACAGGACACAGCAGTGTCAGTCTACG GCTCTCACGGGGCTCCCTGGAGACACTGGACATCACCaacacagaggaagaggaggaggaagaggagaggagctggACCTGCTCGGGCCTATCTGAGGGGATAGCTTGTGATAGGGTTCTGCAGTATTTGGCTCTCCAGAACCCGGGATTTCGAGACAGGCTGTGGACACCTGAAAG CCTGCAGCAGAGTGCCCTGAGCCCAAACTGTGACCTGGGAGGGAGTGTGAGTCTGGCTGTAGAGGTTCCCTGCTCCTCTTATCTGAAGAGCCAGTCCCAGAGCATCACAGACCACACTCTCACCACTTCCCAG AGAATAGTGAGTCCAGAGACAGACAGTGGGTTAGGGAGCTCTGACTTGAGTCTCCAAGCCACGGGACTATCTCAACCAAAACTCCACACAGAAAG GCTCCAGTTCCAGCCTGATGGGAGTTCCAGTCCTATCACTATGAGTGACAGTGAAGGCTCCTGCGCCAACCTGCAGACCACTATGCATCAGCCTGTacaggtgggagagaggagacccaACCCGCAGATAAATGTCCATTCAGCTGGGCTGACAGGAAAAGGGACACCTAGCCTGCAGTCTACTGTCCATCTGACTAGGgatattggagagaggagacccagcCTACAGACACCTGCTCAGCTGCAGCTTTGCACCACTGCGGTGGACCACTGGGTGACCAGCACTACTCAGAGTGTACCTGCCGGACTGCATG AGGGTGAATCCCACACTACCAGTCAGCTCAGTCATCACGGCCCTGACTGCCAATTAAAAACCTCCCATAGCATCACCATGGATATGCCACAGAGCGACTGCCACTCCCACACCTGTTCCTGTCACAG ttcggCCATCCAGGCCCTGCAGTCGGAGGTGTCCCAGCTGAagagagacctggaggagggtcTGGTCCAGCTGCCACAGCTCTCCCAGAGGATGGATAACCTGACCTCCAGATGCaggcagaacagagacagaaggCCCAAGACCCGGCCCAGAACACACCACAAACCAGCAGGGAGCAGACAGAGTCTGACCAACACCATCTCCAAGATAGAAGACTGGATCTCCTCAGATATGGACCCCAGCAAGAGCAAAG GTACAGACAGTGTGGAGTCGGACCGGTCTGGGATCATGCTACCATTCCACAGTACACCACTAGGTGGCAGGAGAGGGAGCAGCAAGCCCTACTCCTGCTCAGATGGACTAGTGAAACCCCAGAGCAAAAAACACTTGAATACAG CATCAGAGGAGAACCGTTCTCTGGAGACCTCCAATCTCACCCATCCCAGTCCTCCAGCACTCTGGCACTCATACAAGAACTTCAGCTACAGATCTCCAC CACCACCATGTGACATGGAGAATGCCTACTCTAAGGGCAggtatcctctctcctctcagcctctACAGAAGCC
- the aknad1 gene encoding microtubule organization protein AKNA isoform X2 encodes MEGDPQDQEEDSEAQRRASSPQSSVLWEKCIRQSIFVDLSEDESLHFSDLEGSFTVHLSQAESAVSGNSIHLSESSSCVSGQSERVVEGTTKSSGKWVSAQRPNTEQEQTIWEYENPGDTSDEEQEDLPHDGDLGSQYINPTTNDSHKSEENCKIADILSKDQAGALHSRHNVTDHFDLPAMVGEVNIIQGHMQIEVNTINHVSITPPEGEDKGAFFDPAKPEAVPTCSSPVRKVPHPDITQLLLRHFSQDELFCSGSLIEAETLPEVSLLESMDETVLSRGPLHSSTGSPNNNNSGGAPRRSSAGGPSSESERSQSLQEEDEGKSVQMSPRKNLEEKNGKRTASEGKNTRSVESYNSDVNSPQNSDISNSKSEVPEQDSNGSNGSDLTKEEDENDEDEEEDQICRGPLVRTRSFSELKYGQGQVHYPLPDFSKVAPKVKIPKSTSVPVRPVSQSPSFLRAQSSPGMLGKSSALEVIHRVMEDSIQPSERPYVFRDQDKQTETSPGLVRHLQAEYDKLMTKYAEAENLIDQMRLGTKNQAPSDLTLDFDCGDQQDLPGPGGSHFGSMLFPNPPSPTGQFTDGPNQQNHSKQPSTSPTQTDQQSEGERMTRELRDIISQFLQKVDEFKTCLTTMSIAIEEQEMVFKSMMDSQDQLERRYISKKEEHRTLEMQNYFGLARNTGQFDPERQVEGEIFRIGMHLEDIKELIDRNVCEQQLSPPHSSSTLLSLCGGPSLPGLLSLSLPPPMHEGLTFQIPGPCFSTGGYETVEREEEASEVHGHDGLDQSCDLTPADPQLNSTGHSSVSLRLSRGSLETLDITNTEEEEEEEERSWTCSGLSEGIACDRVLQYLALQNPGFRDRLWTPESLQQSALSPNCDLGGSVSLAVEVPCSSYLKSQSQSITDHTLTTSQRIVSPETDSGLGSSDLSLQATGLSQPKLHTERLQFQPDGSSSPITMSDSEGSCANLQTTMHQPVQVGERRPNPQINVHSAGLTGKGTPSLQSTVHLTRDIGERRPSLQTPAQLQLCTTAVDHWVTSTTQSVPAGLHEGESHTTSQLSHHGPDCQLKTSHSITMDMPQSDCHSHTCSCHSSAIQALQSEVSQLKRDLEEGLVQLPQLSQRMDNLTSRCRQNRDRRPKTRPRTHHKPAGSRQSLTNTISKIEDWISSDMDPSKSKGTDSVESDRSGIMLPFHSTPLGGRRGSSKPYSCSDGLVKPQSKKHLNTASEENRSLETSNLTHPSPPALWHSYKNFSYRSPPPPCDMENAYSKGRYPLSSQPLQKPLLQVNYVSSCSLPAGFKVREQQSVSHHRRRSTQSDSALLPSNVYFQQTFPPALSPPRTGGRASRHKASKDEDINRTLDRAIEAARIMKRTTDRMAKSLSADLAKVELYRKLHGLHPLTGRNNTGS; translated from the exons ATGGAAGGGGATCCCCAAGATCAAGAGGAGGATTCTGAAGCCCAGAGGAGAGCCTCTTCCCCTCAGTCCTCTGTGCTGTGGGAGAAGTGTATCCGGCAGAGTATCTTTGTGGACCTGAGTGAGGATGAGAGTCTCCACTTCAGTGACCTGGAGGGCTCCTTCACGGTGCATCTCTCCCAGGCAGAGTCGGCTGTCTCAGGGAACAGCATCCATCTCAGTG AGAGCAGTAGCTGTGTCAGTggccagagtgagagagtggtggagGGTACGACCAAGAGCAGTGGGAAGTGGGTGTCTGCCCAGAGACCCAACACTGAGCAGGAGCAGACCATCTGGGAGTATGAGAACCCAGGAGACACTTCCGATGAAGAACAGGAGGACCTTCCACATGACGGGGACCTGGGAAGCCAGTACATTAATCCCACAACCAATGACAGTCACAAGTCTGAGGAGAATTGCAAAATAGCTGATATTCTGTCAAAAGACCAAGCTGGAGCATTGCATTCAAGACACAATGTTACAGATCATTTTGATTTGCCAGCAATGGTTGGAGAGGTCAATATCATACAAGGTCACATGCAAATAGAAGTCAACACTATTAACCATGTATCTATAACTCCACCCGAGGGAGAGGATAAAGGAGCTTTTTTTGACCCTGCAAAACCAGAGGCTGTTCCCACATGCAGTAGTCCTGTCCGTAAAGTCCCACACCCAGACATCACCCAGCTGCTGCTCCGTCACTTTTCCCAGGATGAGCTGTTCTGCTCAGGCAGTCTGATCGAGGCAGAGACCCTGCCGGAGGTGTCCCTTCTGGAGAGCATGGATGAGACAGTGCTGAGCAGGGGCCCTTTGCACAGTAGCACAGGGAGccccaataataataatagtggaGGAGCTCCACGACGCAGCAGCGCAGGGGGACCCAGCAGCGAGAGTGAGAGGAGTCAGAGCCTACAGGAAGAAGATGAAGGGAAGAGTGTTCAAATGAGTCCAAGAAAAAACCTGGAGGAGAAAAATGGAAAAAGGACAGCTTCAGAGGGAAAGAACACACGGAGTGTTGAGTCTTACAACAGTGACGTCAACTCTCCTCAAAATAGTGACATATCAAACAGTAAAAGTGAAGTCCCTGAACAGGACAGTAATGGTAGCAATGGTTCAGACCTAACCAAAGAGGAAGATGAAAatgatgaagatgaggaggaagacCAAATCTGTAGAGGTCCCCTGGTCAGAACCAGGTCTTTCAGTGAATTAAAGTATGGACAGGGCCAAGTCCACTACCCACTCCCTGACTTCTCCAAGGTGGCTCCCAAAGTGAAAATCCCGAAGAGTACCAGTGTTCCGGTGAGACCTGTCAGCCAGTCTCCCAGCTTCCTCAGAGCTCAGTCCTCGCCAGGCATGCTGGGTAAGTCCTCTGCTTTGGAGGTGATCCACAGAGTGATGGAGGACTCTATTCAGCCCTCAGAGAGACCCTACGTGTTCAGAGACCAGGACAAACAGACAGAAACCTCCCCAGGACTGGTGCGTCATCTACAG GCTGAATATGATAAACTTATGACTAAGTATGCAGAGGCTGAGAACCTCATTGATCAGATGAGACTGGGGACAAAA AATCAAGCGCCCTCTGACCTTACCCTGGATTTTGACTGTGGTGACCAGCAAGACCTTCCGGGTCCTGGTGGAAGCCATTTTGGATCTATGCTCTTCCCCAACCCCCCATCTCCTACAG GACAATTTACTGATGGTCCAAACCAACAGAACCACTCTAAACAGCCTAGCACTTCTCCGACCCAGACTGACCAACAGAGTGAAGGGGAAAGGATGACCAGGGAGTTGAGGGATATTATCAGTCAGTTTTTGCAGAAG GTGGATGAATTCAAAACGTGTCTGACCACAATGTCAATTGCTATTGAAGAGCAAGAAATG GTGTTTAAAAGTATGATGGattcccaggaccagctggagaGGCGGTACATCAGTAAGAAGGAGGAGCACAGAACTCTGGAGATGCAGAACTATTTTGGCCTGGCCAGGAACACAGGCCAGTTCGACCCCGAAAG gcagGTGGAGGGGGAGATATTCAGGATAGGGATGCATCTAGAGGACATTAAAGAGCTGATTGACAGGAACGTGTGTGAGCAGCAGCTCTCCCCACCCCACTCATCCTCCACACTCCTGTCACTGTGTGGGGGTCCCAGTCTCCCTGGTCTGCTCAGCCTCTCACTTCCACCACCCATGCATGAG GGTCTCACGTTTCAGATTCCAGGCCCCTGTTTTTCCACTGGGGGCTATGAGAcagtggagagggaggaagaggccAGTGAGGTCCATGGACATGATGGTTTAGACCAGAGCTGTGATCTCACACCTGCTGACCCCCAACTGAACAGCACAGGACACAGCAGTGTCAGTCTACG GCTCTCACGGGGCTCCCTGGAGACACTGGACATCACCaacacagaggaagaggaggaggaagaggagaggagctggACCTGCTCGGGCCTATCTGAGGGGATAGCTTGTGATAGGGTTCTGCAGTATTTGGCTCTCCAGAACCCGGGATTTCGAGACAGGCTGTGGACACCTGAAAG CCTGCAGCAGAGTGCCCTGAGCCCAAACTGTGACCTGGGAGGGAGTGTGAGTCTGGCTGTAGAGGTTCCCTGCTCCTCTTATCTGAAGAGCCAGTCCCAGAGCATCACAGACCACACTCTCACCACTTCCCAG AGAATAGTGAGTCCAGAGACAGACAGTGGGTTAGGGAGCTCTGACTTGAGTCTCCAAGCCACGGGACTATCTCAACCAAAACTCCACACAGAAAG GCTCCAGTTCCAGCCTGATGGGAGTTCCAGTCCTATCACTATGAGTGACAGTGAAGGCTCCTGCGCCAACCTGCAGACCACTATGCATCAGCCTGTacaggtgggagagaggagacccaACCCGCAGATAAATGTCCATTCAGCTGGGCTGACAGGAAAAGGGACACCTAGCCTGCAGTCTACTGTCCATCTGACTAGGgatattggagagaggagacccagcCTACAGACACCTGCTCAGCTGCAGCTTTGCACCACTGCGGTGGACCACTGGGTGACCAGCACTACTCAGAGTGTACCTGCCGGACTGCATG AGGGTGAATCCCACACTACCAGTCAGCTCAGTCATCACGGCCCTGACTGCCAATTAAAAACCTCCCATAGCATCACCATGGATATGCCACAGAGCGACTGCCACTCCCACACCTGTTCCTGTCACAG ttcggCCATCCAGGCCCTGCAGTCGGAGGTGTCCCAGCTGAagagagacctggaggagggtcTGGTCCAGCTGCCACAGCTCTCCCAGAGGATGGATAACCTGACCTCCAGATGCaggcagaacagagacagaaggCCCAAGACCCGGCCCAGAACACACCACAAACCAGCAGGGAGCAGACAGAGTCTGACCAACACCATCTCCAAGATAGAAGACTGGATCTCCTCAGATATGGACCCCAGCAAGAGCAAAG GTACAGACAGTGTGGAGTCGGACCGGTCTGGGATCATGCTACCATTCCACAGTACACCACTAGGTGGCAGGAGAGGGAGCAGCAAGCCCTACTCCTGCTCAGATGGACTAGTGAAACCCCAGAGCAAAAAACACTTGAATACAG CATCAGAGGAGAACCGTTCTCTGGAGACCTCCAATCTCACCCATCCCAGTCCTCCAGCACTCTGGCACTCATACAAGAACTTCAGCTACAGATCTCCAC CACCACCATGTGACATGGAGAATGCCTACTCTAAGGGCAggtatcctctctcctctcagcctctACAGAAGCC